The Vampirovibrio chlorellavorus genome has a segment encoding these proteins:
- a CDS encoding acetyltransferase yields MRVMDIEADRPKAVIVGTGGHAQVLWAAWQTLQNTPGQVSPLLMGWLEHAGYQGPTHLMDLPVYPETEAGLLALSEQGVWAFYFGIGMVTANPKRWDIFQRVQGYGFTPKTLIHPTAVVDSSAIIGPGCFIGARSVIQPFVKLGAAAIVNTGSIVEHHADMGQNVHVAPGSILCGHSQVGDHSLIGAGAIVLQQVSVGRLAAVGAGSVVLQSVAEGATVVGNPARPVLQGHNRNQMGQESVVS; encoded by the coding sequence ATGCGGGTTATGGATATAGAGGCTGACAGACCGAAAGCGGTCATTGTGGGAACCGGCGGACACGCCCAAGTGCTGTGGGCTGCCTGGCAGACCCTTCAAAACACACCGGGTCAGGTCTCCCCTTTATTGATGGGTTGGCTGGAGCATGCAGGCTACCAAGGCCCGACCCATTTAATGGATTTGCCGGTTTATCCTGAAACGGAGGCTGGCCTGTTGGCCTTGTCTGAGCAAGGTGTATGGGCTTTTTATTTTGGCATCGGCATGGTCACTGCCAACCCGAAGCGTTGGGATATTTTTCAGCGAGTGCAAGGGTATGGATTTACGCCAAAAACCCTGATTCATCCCACCGCCGTTGTGGATTCCTCCGCTATCATTGGTCCGGGCTGCTTTATCGGGGCCCGATCCGTGATTCAGCCGTTTGTTAAATTAGGGGCCGCTGCCATTGTGAATACCGGCAGTATTGTGGAACATCACGCCGATATGGGGCAAAATGTACATGTGGCCCCCGGTAGTATATTGTGCGGTCATTCCCAGGTGGGCGATCATAGCCTGATTGGGGCCGGGGCCATTGTGCTACAGCAAGTGAGCGTGGGCCGTCTGGCTGCCGTGGGGGCGGGTAGCGTGGTGCTGCAATCGGTAGCCGAAGGCGCTACGGTTGTGGGCAATCCGGCCCGACCTGTTTTACAAGGTCATAATCGCAATCAAATGGGTCAGGAGTCCGTTGTTTCATGA